One window of the Candidatus Zixiibacteriota bacterium genome contains the following:
- a CDS encoding OmpA/MotB domain protein (modular protein): MKRLTLIFIVAILILSAIASAQEMKGRTVIGIRAPFLLPFWAGNDFSYYGANYQPFLRGWDVAAEVKRGFSDHIMLGLTAGYTTTYDDTLKKDNRGDVASKKDNASAKLTGILIGLNAEYYYDKQLIFQPYLLGGLAVDLWKVKSLANDKSYNSTDLGIKIGTGLLIPIKDNFSIDVQGKVTFEKANLSTSVPEGFYGPGDWSKYSKRPFHGYFEPSIGLLYAFGGSKDSDKDGVSDAKDDCPNTLLGAKVDKRGCPTDSDGDGVYDGIDKCPDTPKGAKVDAQGCPIDSDKDGVFDGIDKCPDTPTGVKVDQFGCPLDADGDGVPDYLDKCPDTPKGAKVDAQGCPMDSDKDGVYDGLDKCPDTPAGVQVDKNGCPYDSDYDGVPDSLDQCPGTPRGIKVDAKGCPFVKKMEVSEKIVLHINYASNSAEPDAASKKQLDSIALRIMAYSDTKVEIRGFTDDRNTEAYNLALSQKRAEGVMAYLKSKGVQDNQMTAKGYGEDPKYFIADNKTAEGRRQNRRVEIESVK; this comes from the coding sequence ATGAAAAGGCTGACACTCATCTTCATCGTGGCGATCCTCATATTGAGCGCCATAGCCTCGGCCCAGGAAATGAAAGGGCGGACCGTGATCGGAATACGGGCCCCGTTCCTGCTTCCATTCTGGGCCGGAAACGACTTTTCCTATTACGGTGCCAATTACCAGCCATTTCTGCGGGGCTGGGATGTGGCCGCCGAAGTGAAACGCGGATTCAGCGACCATATCATGCTGGGTTTGACCGCCGGCTATACCACCACCTACGATGATACTCTCAAAAAGGATAATCGGGGCGATGTCGCCAGCAAGAAAGATAATGCTTCGGCCAAGCTGACCGGAATTTTGATTGGGCTGAATGCCGAATATTATTATGACAAACAGCTAATTTTCCAGCCTTATCTCTTGGGTGGGCTGGCGGTGGACCTTTGGAAGGTCAAAAGTCTTGCCAACGATAAATCGTACAACTCCACCGACCTTGGAATAAAAATCGGAACCGGGCTTCTTATCCCCATCAAGGATAATTTCTCGATTGACGTTCAGGGTAAGGTAACATTCGAAAAAGCAAATTTATCCACTTCCGTGCCCGAGGGATTCTATGGTCCCGGTGATTGGTCCAAATACAGCAAGCGTCCTTTCCATGGTTATTTTGAACCGTCAATTGGATTGCTTTACGCCTTCGGCGGTTCCAAGGATTCCGATAAGGATGGCGTGAGCGATGCCAAAGACGACTGCCCCAATACTCTCCTCGGCGCCAAAGTTGACAAACGCGGTTGCCCTACCGATTCCGATGGCGACGGCGTTTATGACGGCATTGATAAATGTCCCGACACCCCCAAAGGCGCCAAAGTCGATGCCCAGGGCTGCCCAATCGATTCCGATAAGGACGGGGTCTTTGACGGCATCGATAAATGCCCCGACACGCCGACCGGCGTGAAAGTGGATCAATTCGGCTGTCCGCTTGACGCTGACGGTGACGGTGTTCCCGATTATCTGGATAAATGCCCCGATACGCCCAAAGGGGCCAAGGTCGACGCTCAGGGATGCCCTATGGATTCAGATAAAGATGGTGTCTATGATGGCCTCGATAAATGCCCCGATACTCCGGCGGGAGTGCAGGTCGATAAGAACGGCTGTCCCTATGATTCCGATTATGACGGTGTTCCCGATAGTCTCGATCAGTGTCCCGGTACCCCGCGCGGTATCAAAGTTGATGCCAAAGGGTGCCCGTTCGTGAAAAAGATGGAAGTGTCGGAAAAGATTGTACTGCATATCAATTATGCCAGCAATTCCGCCGAGCCGGATGCCGCTTCCAAAAAGCAATTGGACAGCATCGCCCTGCGCATCATGGCCTATTCCGACACCAAGGTCGAAATTCGCGGCTTCACCGACGACCGCAATACCGAGGCGTACAATCTGGCCCTTTCACAGAAGCGCGCCGAAGGTGTCATGGCGTACCTGAAATCCAAGGGGGTGCAGGATAATCAGATGACGGCTAAGGGTTACGGCGAAGATCCGAAATATTTCATCGCCGACAATAAAACGGCCGAAGGACGCCGCCAGAATCGGCGTGTCGAAA
- the aqpZ gene encoding Aquaporin Z → MKKYLAELIGTFVLVLMGCGSAVIAGAHIGFLGIALTFGLSVLVMVYCIGPISGCHINSAITIAMLTAGKINLKDTIGYVVAQCLGAIIAAAVLLAIVSGRPEYSIGVSGLGQNGYGSYSPDHFSLAACFLAEVALTFIFLLVVFGSTHEAAPKGFAGLAIGLSLTMIHLVGIPITGTSVNPARSLGPALLVGGTALSQLWLFIIAPIIGGILAALLWRGAFEKRTLS, encoded by the coding sequence ATGAAAAAATATCTGGCGGAGTTAATCGGAACATTTGTCCTGGTCTTGATGGGATGTGGAAGCGCCGTCATCGCGGGCGCCCATATCGGATTCCTCGGGATTGCCCTGACTTTCGGATTATCTGTCCTTGTCATGGTCTATTGTATCGGACCGATTTCCGGCTGTCATATCAATTCGGCGATTACAATCGCTATGCTGACAGCGGGAAAAATCAATCTGAAAGACACAATCGGATATGTTGTGGCCCAGTGCCTCGGAGCTATTATAGCGGCGGCAGTTCTGCTTGCCATCGTATCAGGACGGCCGGAATACAGTATTGGAGTATCCGGTCTCGGACAGAACGGCTATGGATCATACTCGCCCGACCACTTTTCTTTGGCGGCATGCTTCCTGGCCGAAGTCGCCCTTACATTCATCTTTCTGCTGGTCGTCTTTGGATCAACTCATGAGGCCGCACCCAAGGGTTTTGCCGGTCTGGCCATTGGATTATCGCTGACGATGATACATCTGGTGGGCATCCCGATTACCGGAACATCGGTGAATCCGGCACGCAGTCTCGGGCCGGCGCTTCTGGTAGGAGGAACGGCACTGTCGCAACTCTGGCTATTTATTATCGCACCCATAATCGGGGGGATTTTAGCGGCGCTTTTATGGCGCGGTGCCTTTGAAAAGAGAACGCTGTCGTAA
- the pyrE gene encoding Orotate phosphoribosyltransferase, whose product MNEQNILKIFKDSDALLEGHFKLTSGKHSDVYYEKFMILKRPRLCEQVCTALAEAFANDKVELVVGPTTGGVIIAYEVAKCLNVDSIYAEPGEGGKGRIFKRGFHIDEGTRVLIVDDVLTTGTSIFEVIDLVKSYKANIVGIGIFLDRSGGKVKFDYPLKPLATVAANAWEPESCPLCRKGMPITQRGSRKF is encoded by the coding sequence ATGAACGAACAGAATATTCTGAAAATCTTCAAGGATTCCGACGCTCTGCTTGAAGGGCATTTCAAACTGACTTCCGGAAAGCATAGCGATGTGTACTACGAAAAATTCATGATTCTTAAACGGCCGCGTCTATGCGAGCAGGTTTGTACCGCCCTGGCCGAAGCATTTGCGAATGATAAAGTCGAACTGGTTGTCGGCCCGACCACCGGTGGAGTCATTATCGCCTACGAAGTCGCCAAATGTCTCAATGTTGATTCCATATATGCCGAGCCGGGTGAGGGCGGTAAGGGAAGGATATTCAAACGCGGTTTTCATATCGATGAAGGTACCAGGGTATTGATTGTTGATGATGTTCTCACGACCGGGACATCGATTTTCGAAGTTATCGATCTCGTTAAATCATACAAGGCGAATATTGTCGGCATCGGCATATTTCTGGATCGCTCCGGGGGCAAAGTGAAATTCGATTATCCTTTGAAACCGCTGGCGACCGTCGCCGCTAACGCCTGGGAACCGGAATCATGCCCCCTGTGCAGGAAAGGAATGCCGATAACCCAGCGCGGCAGCCGGAAATTTTAG
- the acpS gene encoding Holo-(acyl-carrier-protein) synthase produces MIYSIGIDLIETDRVKKALEKWGDSFVDKILTPEEKKIFDTKEIKAPFLAGRFACKEAVIKALGEFLTERVPFRRIEILNDRYGKPVVSLDKTVLEKVPGKKIMISLTHERTMASAVAILTGE; encoded by the coding sequence ATGATATATTCCATCGGTATCGACTTGATTGAAACCGACCGCGTCAAAAAGGCATTGGAAAAATGGGGCGACAGTTTCGTCGATAAAATACTTACCCCCGAAGAGAAAAAAATTTTCGACACCAAGGAAATCAAGGCGCCTTTTCTGGCCGGACGGTTTGCCTGCAAAGAAGCGGTCATCAAGGCTTTGGGAGAATTCCTGACCGAACGGGTCCCATTTCGCCGGATTGAAATTCTGAACGACCGCTATGGCAAACCGGTGGTCAGTCTGGATAAAACCGTCCTGGAAAAAGTCCCCGGCAAAAAAATAATGATTTCCCTTACGCACGAACGGACCATGGCCTCGGCCGTGGCCATCCTTACCGGAGAATAA
- a CDS encoding hypothetical protein (Evidence 5 : Unknown function) has translation MAMADFIPAGRTSRIVRGTTQIQIQTEYAYRPTPRLTTSIFSGGQVIRKVEKELGSPISSLEDKFKVEGLLRKQHMEVIEILNNNHEFAASLFPSDGSASSPARRLPLAERLAKLSGVEKIFRIDNDGNFESGNLSDEFRKRFSSLFRNLRELLDIFQNLPGGKREQGVYQIERNRLYLISTGLECFFVLARNVASSRDLETELRTVIKN, from the coding sequence ATGGCTATGGCAGATTTCATACCGGCGGGACGAACCTCGCGCATCGTGCGGGGGACAACCCAGATTCAAATACAGACGGAGTATGCCTATCGGCCGACTCCCCGTCTGACCACCTCCATATTTTCCGGCGGGCAGGTAATAAGAAAAGTCGAAAAAGAGCTGGGTTCCCCCATATCCTCGCTGGAAGACAAATTCAAAGTCGAAGGTCTCCTGCGCAAACAGCACATGGAAGTGATCGAAATATTAAACAACAACCACGAATTTGCCGCCAGTCTTTTTCCCTCCGATGGTTCCGCTTCGTCCCCCGCCCGGCGTCTCCCGCTTGCGGAAAGATTGGCCAAACTCAGCGGGGTGGAAAAAATTTTCCGTATCGACAATGACGGCAATTTTGAATCCGGTAATCTTTCCGACGAATTCCGCAAGAGATTCTCGAGTCTCTTCCGCAATCTTCGCGAACTTCTGGATATTTTTCAGAATCTCCCCGGCGGCAAGAGGGAGCAGGGAGTATATCAAATTGAGCGCAACCGCCTTTATCTGATTTCCACCGGGTTGGAATGCTTCTTCGTTCTGGCCCGCAACGTTGCTTCGTCGCGGGATCTTGAAACCGAACTCCGTACCGTCATTAAAAATTAA
- a CDS encoding Ribonucleoside-diphosphate reductase codes for MEDDMQYDLSENSIKVLERRYLKKDDQGKIIETPEELFRRVAHTIAEPDRKFGGSAEEVKEVEDKFYDIMYRLEFMPNSPTLMNAGRPLGQLSACFVLPIGDSMESIFDAVKHTALIHKSGGGTGFAFSRLRPKDAVVASTSGVASGPISFMRVINSATEAVKQGGTRRGANMGILRVDHPDIMEFISCKDDLKELTNFNISVAITDAFMQAAEADGRYELIDPRTGSVFMRGGKPVYLNARDVLNKIIEHAHRTGEPGLMYIDRMNSGNPVTKVGLYESTNPCGEQPLLPYESCNLGSINLAKMLRAVVDFNAPHALSRYEIDWEKLDRSVRLCTHFLDNVIEANKYPLPEIDFETKQNRKIGLGLMGWADMLILLGIPYNSQQALDLAERLMSRVKNVSHDESQRMAEKRGVFPNWDKSFFFKDSNGPRMRNSTVTTIAPTGTISIIAGCSSGIEPLFAISYVRNVMDQTKLVETNPYFEQVAKVRGFYSEELMEKIAQQGSIAHFDEIPEDVKRVFVTAHDVSPEWHVRMQAAFQKYTDNAVSKTINLPKEATEDDVRTAYMLAYKLGCKGITIYRDGSRAEQVLSTGATGAPEKNAVPAKAIPEFKDRPEILNGFTEKIKTGYGNLYITVNILDGQPFEVFAQIGKSGYSTMADTEAICRLISLAFRSGVSVDMVIEQLKGIGGASPVFGNGGLISSIPDAIAQVLHKHFGNGKKMHKEFDIAEEFCPDCAARIEHEGGCLVCRSCGYSKC; via the coding sequence ATGGAAGATGATATGCAGTACGATCTGAGTGAGAATTCCATCAAAGTTCTCGAACGGCGCTATCTGAAAAAAGATGATCAGGGAAAGATCATCGAAACGCCGGAAGAACTCTTTCGCCGGGTGGCCCATACCATCGCCGAGCCGGACCGGAAATTCGGCGGTTCCGCCGAAGAGGTCAAGGAAGTTGAGGATAAGTTCTACGATATCATGTATCGTTTGGAATTTATGCCCAACTCCCCGACCTTGATGAACGCCGGACGGCCCCTGGGTCAACTTTCGGCCTGCTTTGTCCTTCCCATCGGCGATTCGATGGAGTCGATTTTCGATGCCGTCAAGCATACCGCCCTGATTCACAAATCGGGCGGCGGAACCGGTTTCGCCTTCTCGCGCCTCCGTCCCAAAGATGCCGTGGTGGCTTCCACTTCCGGTGTCGCCTCCGGGCCGATATCATTTATGCGCGTCATCAACTCCGCCACCGAGGCGGTCAAGCAGGGGGGAACTCGGCGCGGCGCCAACATGGGGATTCTCCGGGTCGATCATCCCGATATCATGGAATTCATTTCCTGCAAGGATGACTTGAAGGAATTGACCAATTTCAACATATCCGTCGCGATTACCGATGCCTTCATGCAGGCCGCCGAAGCCGATGGCCGCTATGAGTTGATTGATCCCCGCACTGGCTCGGTATTCATGAGGGGTGGGAAACCGGTTTACCTCAATGCCCGTGACGTCCTCAACAAAATTATCGAGCACGCTCATCGCACCGGCGAACCGGGCCTGATGTACATCGATCGGATGAATAGCGGCAATCCCGTCACCAAAGTTGGATTATATGAATCGACCAATCCTTGCGGCGAGCAACCCCTGCTGCCGTACGAAAGTTGCAATCTCGGCTCGATCAATCTGGCCAAGATGCTTCGGGCCGTGGTCGACTTCAATGCCCCGCACGCCCTTTCCCGTTACGAGATAGATTGGGAGAAATTGGATCGGTCGGTTCGTCTCTGCACCCATTTCCTCGATAATGTCATCGAAGCCAATAAATATCCGCTTCCCGAAATCGATTTCGAAACCAAGCAGAATCGCAAAATCGGGCTGGGTCTCATGGGCTGGGCCGATATGCTTATTCTCCTCGGCATCCCGTACAATTCCCAGCAGGCCCTGGATCTTGCCGAACGGCTGATGTCGCGCGTTAAAAATGTCAGCCATGATGAATCTCAGCGGATGGCCGAGAAGAGGGGTGTTTTCCCGAACTGGGATAAATCCTTTTTCTTCAAAGACAGCAACGGTCCCCGGATGAGAAATTCCACCGTGACCACTATCGCCCCGACCGGTACCATTTCGATAATCGCCGGCTGTTCTTCCGGAATCGAACCGCTTTTTGCCATTTCTTATGTCCGCAACGTGATGGATCAAACCAAACTGGTCGAAACCAACCCATATTTCGAGCAGGTGGCAAAAGTCCGCGGCTTTTATTCCGAGGAATTGATGGAAAAAATCGCTCAGCAGGGCTCTATTGCCCATTTTGATGAAATCCCCGAAGATGTCAAACGGGTTTTCGTGACCGCTCACGATGTTTCGCCGGAGTGGCATGTCCGGATGCAGGCCGCCTTCCAGAAGTACACTGACAACGCCGTTTCCAAAACGATTAATCTACCCAAGGAAGCGACCGAGGACGATGTCCGCACCGCCTACATGCTGGCATATAAATTGGGATGTAAAGGGATCACTATTTATCGTGACGGATCCCGGGCCGAACAGGTTCTCTCTACCGGTGCCACTGGTGCACCCGAAAAAAACGCGGTTCCTGCAAAAGCCATTCCGGAGTTTAAGGACCGCCCGGAAATTTTGAACGGTTTCACGGAAAAAATAAAAACCGGTTACGGTAATCTGTATATTACTGTCAATATCCTCGACGGCCAGCCGTTCGAGGTCTTCGCTCAAATCGGCAAATCGGGATACTCCACGATGGCCGACACCGAAGCGATCTGCCGCCTGATCTCACTGGCGTTTCGCTCCGGCGTATCGGTAGATATGGTCATCGAGCAGTTGAAAGGGATCGGCGGGGCCTCGCCGGTGTTTGGCAACGGTGGCCTGATTTCATCGATTCCTGATGCCATCGCCCAGGTGCTTCACAAGCATTTCGGCAACGGCAAAAAAATGCACAAGGAATTCGATATCGCCGAGGAATTCTGTCCCGATTGCGCCGCCCGTATCGAACATGAGGGCGGTTGCCTGGTCTGTCGCAGTTGCGGTTATTCAAAATGCTGA
- the thyX gene encoding Thymidylate synthase ThyX, with protein sequence MESITAKQDKAMSDIIAKPSVELMAITPNAEQVIELACRTCYLSFHRFQPPNSTGELIKKVIRKKHHSVLEHALATFRIKGGSRVFTHELVRHRLMSPSQESQRYVEYGKVRNFDAVLPPTIEQGGFKDRYIDMTARLVEFYEEMVKAGVPKEDARYILPNGTTSEIVISANFREYRHIFEVRCHPRAHWEIRQICMMMLEVMKKEAPIVFGDFVIDRGTNSATLIES encoded by the coding sequence ATGGAGAGTATCACCGCCAAACAGGATAAGGCCATGAGCGATATTATCGCAAAACCATCGGTGGAATTGATGGCTATCACCCCCAACGCCGAACAGGTCATCGAATTGGCCTGCCGGACCTGCTATCTCTCGTTTCATCGTTTCCAGCCGCCGAATTCTACCGGGGAGTTGATTAAAAAAGTTATCCGCAAGAAGCATCATTCGGTGCTGGAGCACGCCCTGGCGACTTTTCGCATCAAAGGCGGCTCGCGGGTTTTCACCCACGAACTTGTCCGCCACCGCCTGATGTCCCCCTCGCAGGAATCCCAGCGATATGTCGAATACGGTAAGGTCCGCAATTTCGACGCCGTCCTGCCGCCGACCATTGAACAAGGGGGCTTCAAAGACCGATATATAGATATGACCGCCCGCCTGGTGGAATTCTACGAGGAGATGGTCAAGGCCGGCGTGCCCAAGGAAGATGCGCGCTATATTCTGCCCAACGGGACAACCTCCGAGATCGTTATCTCGGCCAACTTCCGGGAATACCGCCATATTTTCGAGGTTCGGTGCCATCCGCGGGCGCACTGGGAGATAAGGCAGATTTGTATGATGATGCTGGAAGTGATGAAAAAAGAGGCGCCGATTGTGTTCGGCGATTTTGTCATCGACAGAGGAACTAACTCCGCAACCCTGATAGAGTCTTAG
- a CDS encoding exported hypothetical protein (Evidence 5 : Unknown function) codes for MRLKIGILTLLSGFLMIVSCHHDPPVGPKDDGIIHGRVTVVVLDPEYNAVSNAEVRFGDPGSFGGAYEYTNPGGSTRELYYDLDSTKYIYVEVKKPGYVIVIDSFTLTRQQPQFHITILPHDSGFIQGSVIFNVQDTAGNPLKDASIDLIWFPSRSWSEPFYGLAFTQANGKTPIQDILIDSLRNQLIFMISESYFKEVTDTISIIADSTQEVIYKLQSS; via the coding sequence ATGAGACTAAAAATTGGCATTTTGACGCTTTTATCAGGATTCCTGATGATAGTATCCTGTCATCATGACCCGCCGGTGGGGCCGAAGGACGACGGTATCATTCATGGCCGGGTGACGGTGGTAGTTCTTGATCCGGAGTATAATGCGGTTTCCAATGCCGAGGTTAGATTTGGGGACCCGGGTTCTTTTGGCGGTGCCTATGAATATACCAATCCCGGCGGGTCGACCCGTGAGCTCTATTATGATCTTGATTCAACGAAATATATATACGTTGAGGTCAAAAAGCCGGGCTATGTGATAGTCATTGATTCGTTTACTCTGACGCGGCAACAGCCCCAGTTCCACATTACGATTTTGCCGCACGACAGCGGGTTCATTCAGGGTTCGGTGATTTTCAATGTGCAGGATACGGCCGGGAATCCCCTGAAGGATGCAAGCATTGATCTCATATGGTTTCCCAGTAGATCATGGTCGGAACCGTTTTATGGACTGGCATTTACGCAAGCAAATGGAAAAACGCCAATCCAGGATATTTTGATAGACAGCTTGCGCAATCAATTAATATTCATGATTAGCGAAAGTTACTTTAAAGAAGTAACCGACACAATATCAATCATCGCCGACTCGACTCAGGAGGTAATCTACAAACTACAATCCAGTTAG
- a CDS encoding Anti-sigma factor antagonist, with protein MKLNHYEKDGIAILEPKGKIMGGPDATLLHDQLHEFIEKGKKKVVVDMAQVEWMNSTGLGILISGLTTLRNNHGELKLANITGKIQSLLTITKLITVFEAFDSVEDAVKSF; from the coding sequence ATGAAATTGAATCATTATGAGAAGGATGGTATCGCGATACTGGAGCCCAAAGGAAAGATTATGGGCGGCCCCGACGCTACCCTGCTTCACGACCAACTCCACGAATTCATCGAAAAAGGGAAGAAAAAAGTGGTGGTCGATATGGCTCAGGTGGAATGGATGAATTCCACCGGCCTGGGGATTCTGATTTCCGGGCTGACCACGCTGCGCAACAATCACGGGGAATTGAAACTGGCCAATATCACCGGAAAAATCCAGTCGCTTTTGACCATCACCAAACTGATAACGGTCTTTGAGGCCTTTGATTCGGTCGAGGATGCCGTTAAATCATTTTAG
- a CDS encoding hypothetical protein (Evidence 5 : Unknown function), with product MVFPTMVGFFIYIYLKKNGQVDSPTYPIVIFTLCGDSP from the coding sequence ATGGTGTTTCCCACAATGGTTGGTTTCTTCATCTATATCTACCTCAAAAAAAACGGGCAGGTTGATTCCCCAACCTACCCCATCGTTATTTTCACTCTGTGCGGCGACAGTCCCTAA
- a CDS encoding Anti-sigma regulatory factor (Ser/Thr protein kinase) translates to MKKPTIVGNTISIPSSQDFLVDVDSFLEGKLRGFGVDDSLVADIAISVTEIVNNAIIHGNKSDPGKAVTIEIAKNNGAILITISDEGNGFDPGSVQSPIEENNLMREVGRGIFIVRSLMDDVVFEIRRGKGTSVTLTKKL, encoded by the coding sequence ATGAAGAAACCAACCATTGTGGGAAACACCATTTCGATACCATCATCGCAGGATTTCCTGGTTGATGTGGATAGTTTCCTGGAAGGGAAATTACGCGGATTCGGGGTCGATGATTCCCTGGTCGCCGATATCGCCATCTCGGTGACGGAAATTGTCAATAACGCCATCATTCACGGCAATAAATCGGATCCGGGCAAAGCGGTGACGATTGAAATCGCGAAAAACAACGGAGCGATCCTGATTACGATTTCCGATGAAGGGAACGGCTTCGATCCCGGTTCGGTGCAGAGTCCTATTGAAGAAAACAATCTGATGCGCGAAGTCGGGCGGGGGATTTTTATTGTCCGGTCGCTGATGGATGATGTGGTCTTTGAGATCCGCCGCGGCAAAGGGACATCGGTAACGCTAACGAAGAAACTCTAG